The following proteins come from a genomic window of Mycobacterium sp. DL:
- a CDS encoding DUF427 domain-containing protein, which translates to MPVPEKPRPGQESVWDYPRPPLLQEFAGSITVELGGQTIARTDRAWRVLETSHPPTYYLPRAAFATGVLRPTAGSSWCEWKGQASYFDLVTPAAVASRAAWTYLEPTPTFGAIAGALAVMPSLVDRCTVNGEEVVPQPGGFYGGWINSWLAGPFKGVPGSMGW; encoded by the coding sequence ATGCCTGTACCTGAAAAGCCGCGGCCCGGCCAAGAGTCGGTGTGGGACTACCCGCGGCCTCCCCTGCTCCAGGAGTTCGCCGGTTCGATCACCGTCGAACTGGGCGGACAAACCATCGCCCGCACAGATCGGGCCTGGCGGGTCCTGGAAACCAGCCATCCGCCCACCTACTACCTCCCTCGCGCAGCCTTCGCGACCGGAGTTCTTCGCCCTACCGCCGGATCCTCCTGGTGTGAATGGAAAGGGCAGGCAAGCTATTTCGATCTGGTGACCCCGGCGGCCGTCGCTTCCCGTGCCGCATGGACCTATCTGGAGCCGACACCGACGTTCGGCGCGATCGCCGGCGCCCTCGCCGTCATGCCCTCTCTGGTGGACCGGTGCACCGTCAACGGCGAAGAGGTCGTACCTCAGCCGGGCGGCTTCTACGGCGGCTGGATAAACAGTTGGCTCGCAGGACCGTTCAAGGGTGTGCCCGGCTCCATGGGCTGGTGA
- a CDS encoding geranylgeranyl reductase family protein: protein MTQRYDVVVAGGGPAGSAAAWQAVQTGARVVLLDKAEFPRDKPCGDGLTPRAVSFMQKMGLADEVDKFHRLNRATIFSPREWELSFPRRPGMPDHGHGVSRRELDTLLLKHAESAGAEVRQSAEVVGAVLDGDGRVTGVELKSGEKILADAVIAADGAYSPVKQALHLDSPHTSYTAIAIRAEMPANRPDSDSLDIHLKLTFNGDQLPGYGWVFPVGDGRVNIGLGYVNSYKNWRQINSAQLLGEFMATLPAEWELPPVAELQKSKALQGWRLPMGFNVWPPWRPGVLFAGDALGAARPVSGAGISKALQSGLAAGESAIAALTNNGPDDFTNYSQIIEATWGREYRRGRFFHKLVGVPALTNTGLKVLDRASHPGFRARLLFWEGTMSGS, encoded by the coding sequence ATGACGCAGCGATACGACGTGGTGGTCGCGGGTGGTGGGCCCGCCGGTTCAGCGGCGGCGTGGCAGGCCGTGCAAACGGGGGCGCGGGTGGTGCTTCTCGACAAAGCCGAGTTCCCCCGTGACAAACCCTGCGGAGACGGCCTGACGCCACGTGCGGTCAGCTTCATGCAGAAGATGGGTTTGGCTGACGAGGTCGACAAGTTCCATCGCCTCAACCGGGCCACGATATTCAGTCCCCGCGAATGGGAGCTGTCATTTCCGCGCCGGCCCGGGATGCCCGACCACGGCCACGGTGTCTCTCGTCGCGAGCTCGACACCCTGCTGCTCAAGCATGCCGAGTCCGCTGGCGCCGAGGTGCGTCAATCCGCAGAGGTCGTCGGCGCGGTGCTCGACGGTGACGGCCGGGTGACCGGGGTCGAGCTCAAGAGCGGTGAGAAGATCCTGGCCGACGCGGTTATCGCCGCCGATGGTGCGTACTCGCCGGTGAAGCAGGCGCTTCACCTGGACTCCCCACACACCAGTTACACAGCGATCGCCATCCGAGCCGAGATGCCGGCCAACCGCCCGGACTCCGACAGCCTCGACATCCACCTGAAACTGACGTTCAACGGCGACCAGCTGCCCGGATACGGTTGGGTTTTCCCCGTCGGCGATGGCCGAGTCAACATCGGTCTGGGGTATGTCAACAGCTACAAGAACTGGCGCCAGATCAACTCCGCTCAGCTCCTCGGCGAGTTCATGGCCACCCTGCCCGCCGAATGGGAGCTGCCTCCCGTCGCCGAACTCCAGAAGTCGAAGGCACTCCAAGGTTGGCGCCTGCCCATGGGATTCAACGTCTGGCCACCGTGGCGCCCCGGAGTTCTGTTCGCCGGTGACGCGCTCGGTGCGGCGCGGCCGGTGTCGGGCGCAGGCATTTCCAAGGCGTTGCAGTCCGGACTGGCTGCCGGGGAGAGCGCCATCGCTGCCCTGACCAACAACGGTCCCGATGACTTCACCAACTACAGCCAGATCATCGAGGCGACCTGGGGCAGGGAATACCGCCGCGGGCGGTTCTTCCACAAACTGGTCGGTGTCCCCGCGCTCACCAACACCGGGCTGAAGGTGCTCGACAGGGCAAGCCATCCCGGGTTCCGGGCGCGCCTGTTGTTCTGGGAGGGGACGATGTCGGGCAGCTGA
- a CDS encoding recombinase family protein: protein MAATQTKGQVIGYARVSTGHQSLDAQLDALSGAGVDTERVYSDKLSGTGKRSDRPGFVSLLDYVRTGDTVIVTGIDRLGRDAAEVMTTVKELWDKGINIRSLREGIDTSNATGRMITGVLASLAELELELQRERKAASRAARKARDLPTGRPRALTKDQAALVRRMREAGEPVPVIAQAVNVSRATVYRVLNETADKAVS, encoded by the coding sequence ATGGCAGCGACTCAGACAAAAGGCCAGGTCATCGGCTATGCGCGGGTGTCTACAGGACATCAATCACTGGATGCCCAACTAGACGCGCTATCGGGTGCCGGGGTTGATACTGAGCGGGTTTATTCGGACAAGCTCAGTGGGACTGGAAAGCGAAGCGATAGGCCAGGATTCGTGTCCCTACTCGACTACGTGAGAACCGGCGATACGGTCATCGTGACTGGAATCGACCGTTTGGGCCGCGATGCAGCCGAAGTGATGACCACGGTTAAAGAGCTGTGGGACAAGGGAATTAATATCAGGTCGCTTCGCGAGGGAATCGATACTTCGAATGCAACGGGGCGAATGATTACCGGAGTGCTAGCCAGCCTTGCAGAACTTGAGCTAGAGCTACAGCGCGAACGTAAGGCAGCTAGCCGTGCTGCCCGAAAAGCTCGCGACCTCCCGACGGGCAGACCTAGAGCCTTGACCAAAGATCAGGCCGCTTTGGTTCGCCGTATGCGCGAGGCTGGTGAGCCGGTGCCGGTCATCGCCCAGGCCGTGAACGTCAGCCGCGCGACGGTCTACCGGGTGTTGAATGAGACGGCAGACAAGGCAGTGTCCTGA
- a CDS encoding HNH endonuclease signature motif containing protein produces MYVRSMSEAGLQEAVTALRAAFDAVAACDIDLLTRAELIGPLDDLQTLTCQLPSVSQRLLARLQTETTPQQLGAKSWKDVLTVRWRISAAEANRRLNEAAVLAPRRTITGEPLPAALPATAAAQDLGLITSEHVAVIRAAVTKLPGFVDAATAAQFEVDLVRVAVGVGPKELKETAALRLFLLDQDGPEPDDTERARTRGLSAGKQQRNGNIPVRGELTPEAWATLEAIFAKFAAPGMCNPDDPEPCTSGTPSQAQIDNDHRSLAQRQHDALVVIGRIALMSGLGDLNGLPVSIIIRTTLQDLESRAGVGVTGGGTIIPIKDVIRLGAHAHHSLAVFDGATGSALDLFRTKRIASPAQRLMLIARDGGCTKPCCTVGAYGTQVHHVTADWAAGGNTNIDDLGLACGPDNRLVNTHGGWTTRMNDRHEVEWIPPPGLDTGQTRINYYHRPEALLRPPEEPQAPEFAESRDLESAEPDSPDPASVTPEKRDPEPITPEQIDPQPSDHTSEPGGPAPPDNQAA; encoded by the coding sequence ATGTATGTTCGAAGCATGTCGGAGGCGGGTTTGCAGGAGGCGGTGACCGCGTTACGGGCCGCCTTCGACGCCGTGGCCGCCTGCGACATCGACCTGTTGACCCGCGCGGAGTTGATCGGGCCCCTCGACGATCTGCAGACCCTGACCTGTCAGCTCCCCAGCGTGAGTCAGCGGCTGCTGGCCCGGCTGCAGACCGAGACCACTCCACAGCAGCTGGGTGCCAAGTCCTGGAAAGACGTCCTGACCGTCCGCTGGCGCATCTCAGCTGCTGAGGCGAATCGTCGCCTCAACGAGGCCGCGGTGTTGGCGCCGCGACGCACCATCACCGGCGAACCCCTCCCCGCCGCACTGCCGGCGACCGCGGCCGCCCAAGACCTCGGGCTGATCACCAGCGAGCATGTCGCGGTGATCCGCGCCGCGGTCACAAAGTTGCCGGGTTTCGTCGACGCGGCCACCGCCGCCCAGTTCGAAGTCGACCTGGTCCGCGTCGCGGTCGGAGTGGGGCCGAAGGAACTCAAGGAGACCGCCGCGCTGAGGTTGTTCCTGCTCGACCAGGACGGCCCCGAACCCGATGACACCGAACGCGCCCGCACCCGCGGGCTATCGGCAGGGAAACAACAGCGCAACGGCAACATCCCCGTCCGAGGGGAGTTGACCCCTGAGGCGTGGGCGACTCTGGAGGCGATCTTCGCCAAGTTCGCCGCCCCCGGGATGTGCAACCCTGATGACCCTGAGCCGTGCACGTCGGGAACACCGAGTCAGGCCCAGATCGACAACGACCACCGCAGCCTGGCCCAACGCCAACATGATGCGCTGGTGGTCATCGGGCGGATCGCGTTGATGAGCGGCCTGGGCGACCTCAACGGGCTCCCGGTATCGATCATCATCCGCACCACCCTCCAAGACCTCGAGAGCAGGGCCGGGGTCGGTGTCACCGGCGGCGGCACCATCATCCCGATCAAAGACGTGATCCGTCTCGGCGCCCACGCCCACCACAGCCTCGCAGTGTTCGACGGCGCCACCGGATCCGCGCTGGACCTGTTCCGCACCAAACGCATCGCCTCCCCCGCCCAGCGACTCATGCTCATCGCCCGAGACGGCGGCTGCACCAAACCGTGCTGCACCGTCGGCGCCTACGGCACCCAGGTTCATCACGTCACCGCTGACTGGGCGGCCGGCGGCAACACCAACATCGACGACCTCGGCCTCGCGTGTGGACCCGACAACCGCCTCGTCAACACCCACGGCGGCTGGACCACCCGGATGAACGACCGCCACGAAGTCGAATGGATCCCACCACCGGGACTGGACACCGGCCAAACACGAATCAACTACTACCACCGCCCCGAAGCCCTCCTCCGCCCACCAGAAGAACCCCAAGCACCTGAGTTCGCCGAATCGCGCGACCTCGAGTCGGCCGAACCTGATTCGCCCGACCCCGCATCAGTCACCCCTGAAAAGCGCGACCCCGAACCCATCACCCCCGAACAAATCGACCCCCAACCGAGCGACCACACCAGCGAACCCGGCGGACCCGCACCCCCCGACAACCAAGCAGCCTGA
- a CDS encoding cytochrome P450, giving the protein MTQRAGTLGLALFEDQFIQDPYPLYERMHAEGPVHRIGDSDFYAVTGWEAVNKAVTRCDDFSSNLTATMMRNTDGTVGTFPMGELGGATQALATADDPAHAVHRKALIPQLAAKRIRAIESFVADTSTHIWETRVQGGHIEWMGAMANRLPMMIVGRIIGVPDEDTDKLIRWGYAATQFVEGLVTQDQLTAAGIAVMELSGYINDQFQAATAHPEDNLLGDLASACATGELDQFTALAMMITLFSAGGESTASLIGSAAWILATHPTIQHQVREQPELLGAFLEEVLRFEPPFRGHYRHVVNDTELGGVALQAGSRLLLMWGAANRDPSHFEDPDQFRIGRSAGKSHLTFGKGAHFCVGAALARLEATVVIRHLLERTTLIEAAQTGPWLPSLLVRRLDHLELAVT; this is encoded by the coding sequence ATGACACAACGGGCAGGGACTCTGGGGCTTGCGCTCTTCGAGGATCAGTTCATCCAGGATCCCTATCCGCTCTATGAACGCATGCATGCCGAGGGGCCGGTTCACCGAATCGGTGATTCGGACTTCTACGCGGTGACCGGTTGGGAGGCCGTCAACAAGGCCGTGACGCGGTGTGATGACTTTTCCTCAAACCTCACCGCCACCATGATGCGTAACACCGATGGGACGGTGGGGACCTTTCCGATGGGTGAACTCGGCGGCGCCACCCAAGCGCTGGCCACCGCCGATGATCCAGCCCATGCCGTGCACCGCAAGGCGCTGATACCGCAACTGGCGGCCAAGCGCATACGTGCCATCGAGTCCTTCGTCGCCGACACCTCGACTCACATCTGGGAGACCCGTGTACAGGGCGGTCACATCGAATGGATGGGCGCGATGGCCAACCGATTGCCCATGATGATCGTCGGGCGCATCATCGGTGTACCCGACGAGGACACCGACAAGCTCATCCGGTGGGGATATGCCGCCACCCAGTTCGTGGAAGGACTGGTCACCCAGGACCAGCTCACCGCAGCCGGTATCGCGGTGATGGAACTCAGCGGTTACATCAACGATCAGTTTCAGGCCGCCACGGCCCACCCGGAAGACAACCTGCTCGGCGACCTCGCCTCGGCATGCGCTACGGGCGAACTGGACCAATTCACTGCGCTGGCAATGATGATCACCCTGTTCAGCGCCGGCGGCGAGTCCACGGCCTCGCTCATCGGCTCGGCTGCATGGATCTTGGCGACCCACCCCACGATCCAACATCAGGTCCGGGAGCAACCAGAGTTGCTGGGCGCGTTCTTGGAGGAGGTGCTGCGCTTTGAGCCGCCGTTCAGAGGGCACTACCGCCACGTCGTCAACGACACCGAACTGGGTGGCGTTGCGCTGCAGGCCGGTTCACGCCTGCTGCTGATGTGGGGTGCCGCCAATCGCGATCCCTCGCATTTCGAGGACCCTGACCAGTTCCGGATCGGCCGGTCCGCCGGGAAAAGTCACCTCACCTTTGGCAAAGGAGCACACTTCTGCGTGGGTGCCGCCTTGGCCCGGTTAGAAGCCACCGTCGTGATCCGTCACCTGCTGGAACGCACGACACTCATCGAGGCTGCCCAGACTGGGCCCTGGTTGCCCAGCCTGCTGGTGCGTCGCCTCGATCATCTCGAACTGGCAGTCACATGA
- a CDS encoding TetR/AcrR family transcriptional regulator codes for MARQDWVVGGDRRAVAAERIYSAATELMLRNGLDAFDIDSLAEQVHCSRATIYRYAGGKAHIRDAVLLRIAANITDTVRTEVKGLTGSQRVVTAIRVALQQIRSDPIRRLMMTSSKAPALSDLHSSPVLSALAAELTGITDDDPAAALWIVHVVLSMAYLPLGDEQIEAEILHRFISPAFDR; via the coding sequence GTGGCGCGACAGGATTGGGTGGTCGGTGGGGATCGCCGGGCCGTGGCGGCCGAACGCATCTACAGCGCCGCTACCGAGCTGATGCTCCGAAACGGACTGGACGCCTTCGATATCGACTCGTTAGCCGAGCAGGTGCACTGTTCGAGAGCAACGATCTACCGCTACGCCGGCGGCAAGGCACACATTCGGGACGCCGTCCTGCTGCGCATCGCCGCAAACATCACCGACACCGTTCGCACTGAGGTCAAGGGACTGACCGGCTCGCAGCGGGTCGTCACCGCGATCCGCGTGGCGCTGCAGCAGATCAGGTCCGACCCAATACGACGACTGATGATGACGTCGAGCAAGGCGCCTGCACTAAGCGACCTGCATTCCTCGCCTGTGCTTAGTGCCCTAGCCGCTGAACTCACCGGAATCACCGATGATGACCCAGCAGCAGCCTTGTGGATCGTTCACGTGGTGCTGTCGATGGCCTATTTGCCGCTCGGGGATGAACAGATCGAGGCCGAGATCCTGCACCGGTTCATATCCCCAGCGTTCGACCGCTAA
- a CDS encoding nuclear transport factor 2 family protein — protein MTGQAELIAYYELTRTKAAYCRTLDTRDWNALAALMTPNVEFGISDGVSEPAMTVGRDETLALLQSLVAGAKTVHQVHIPEIDLGDDEAQVIWAVQDRAVFDSGISVTGYGHYTECWVRQADGWKLASSRLTHLITDVQQNTA, from the coding sequence ATGACCGGGCAGGCGGAGTTGATCGCCTACTACGAACTCACTCGGACCAAGGCCGCATACTGCCGCACCCTCGACACCCGGGACTGGAACGCCCTAGCCGCGTTGATGACCCCAAACGTCGAGTTCGGGATAAGTGACGGCGTCTCCGAACCAGCTATGACGGTGGGCCGCGACGAGACGCTGGCACTGCTGCAATCGTTGGTGGCCGGGGCGAAGACCGTCCATCAGGTCCACATCCCTGAAATCGACCTCGGCGACGACGAAGCGCAGGTGATCTGGGCCGTGCAAGACCGGGCCGTGTTCGACAGCGGAATATCGGTCACTGGCTACGGGCACTACACCGAATGCTGGGTCCGCCAAGCAGACGGATGGAAGCTCGCCTCGTCGCGACTGACGCACCTGATCACCGACGTCCAACAAAACACAGCCTGA
- a CDS encoding site-specific integrase has translation MAYIRELPNGKYRVLWRENATDEFGSPIKGQYRQRCETVADAKAAERRRIAIEDQIERSDSPASQRAKAGTPLGEYAKRYFDGAESRIGSVTLNGYRNIYRRHIADRFGGRPVGSILPSDVSSWFSDLLAGESNRYTPDSDPEAPEFAKRDPKTAKQALGVLRRICNVAVLDSAITANPALVKLTTSSKRNGRRRFKHCPLTPAQIATLADYIATEQHNPIYALLVTFTGFTGLRAAEVAGLEIGDLVLSEIPGTAGSVRVERTKTKTRDKTGQMVWPAEPTKTDESARVVPVEAWLADDLRDYLRTHPSTGDARAPLFPGRMTLTEAKAQGRNVKDSADRFDWSKPVDLNNFYKRFMQPALVALNLPAARFHDLRHSFAVNLLSASPPVDFKRVSKWLGHSTFTLTLDVYGDYINEDVSKPAGMTRPVAAPASNVIRFAR, from the coding sequence ATGGCCTACATACGAGAACTGCCTAACGGCAAGTACCGCGTTCTGTGGCGCGAGAACGCCACCGATGAGTTTGGTTCGCCGATCAAGGGCCAGTACCGCCAGCGCTGCGAAACGGTTGCCGACGCCAAAGCTGCTGAACGTCGCAGGATCGCGATAGAAGATCAGATTGAGCGCTCGGACTCACCGGCTAGCCAAAGGGCCAAGGCTGGCACACCGTTAGGTGAGTATGCCAAGCGCTATTTTGACGGTGCCGAGTCGCGCATCGGGTCTGTGACTCTCAATGGCTACCGCAACATCTATCGCCGCCATATCGCCGATCGGTTCGGTGGCCGCCCTGTTGGATCGATCCTGCCCAGTGACGTGTCTAGTTGGTTTTCTGATCTGTTGGCGGGGGAGTCCAACCGCTACACACCAGACAGCGACCCCGAAGCGCCTGAGTTCGCGAAGCGCGATCCAAAGACGGCTAAACAGGCTCTCGGTGTCCTGCGTCGGATTTGCAACGTCGCAGTTCTCGACAGCGCGATCACTGCTAACCCCGCCCTGGTGAAGCTCACCACGTCAAGCAAGCGCAATGGGCGACGGCGGTTCAAGCACTGCCCGTTGACACCGGCCCAAATCGCGACGTTGGCCGACTACATCGCTACCGAGCAGCACAACCCGATCTATGCCCTACTGGTCACGTTTACTGGGTTCACTGGTCTACGCGCCGCAGAGGTCGCAGGGTTAGAAATCGGCGATTTGGTGCTCTCAGAGATTCCCGGTACTGCGGGCAGCGTGCGAGTGGAGCGGACCAAGACCAAGACCCGCGACAAAACCGGCCAGATGGTCTGGCCTGCCGAACCGACCAAGACAGACGAGTCAGCCCGTGTTGTGCCGGTAGAAGCGTGGCTGGCCGATGATCTGCGCGATTACCTCCGTACCCACCCCAGCACCGGCGATGCGCGAGCACCGTTGTTTCCTGGTCGGATGACGTTGACCGAAGCTAAAGCGCAGGGGCGAAACGTCAAGGATTCGGCTGACCGCTTCGATTGGTCTAAGCCAGTTGACCTGAACAATTTCTACAAGCGGTTCATGCAACCCGCCTTGGTGGCCCTGAACTTGCCCGCAGCCCGGTTCCATGACCTCCGGCATAGCTTCGCGGTCAATCTGCTCTCTGCCAGCCCGCCGGTCGATTTCAAGCGGGTATCCAAGTGGCTAGGGCACTCCACGTTCACGCTGACGTTGGACGTTTACGGCGATTACATCAATGAGGACGTTTCCAAGCCCGCAGGGATGACACGCCCAGTCGCGGCTCCGGCAAGCAACGTAATCCGATTCGCGCGTTAG
- a CDS encoding PPOX class F420-dependent oxidoreductase, whose protein sequence is MPGQSPTTEELARRVGEAKFVSLVTYKRDGGAVAAPMWVARDGADLVAWTPADAWKVKRLRRDPRVVLIRSGRTGKVDPVEPCLLGTAVVEDDPETVAKVEQLIRRKYGFEFVVITTIEAVVARGRKTRVALRISPQQVESKGG, encoded by the coding sequence ATGCCCGGCCAGTCCCCCACCACCGAAGAGCTGGCGCGACGCGTCGGCGAGGCGAAGTTCGTGTCCCTTGTGACCTACAAGCGCGACGGAGGCGCGGTGGCGGCGCCCATGTGGGTCGCCCGCGACGGGGCTGACCTTGTCGCCTGGACGCCGGCGGATGCGTGGAAGGTCAAACGGTTGCGCCGCGACCCGCGCGTCGTGCTGATCCGCTCGGGTCGCACCGGGAAAGTCGACCCCGTCGAGCCGTGCCTGCTCGGCACCGCGGTCGTCGAGGACGACCCGGAGACGGTGGCGAAGGTGGAGCAGCTGATTCGCCGCAAGTACGGCTTCGAGTTCGTCGTCATCACGACGATCGAGGCGGTCGTGGCCCGGGGCCGTAAAACGCGGGTCGCGCTGAGAATCTCCCCGCAGCAGGTGGAGTCGAAGGGCGGCTAG
- a CDS encoding EAL domain-containing protein, translating to MDGARRADTGGGEPVRAVPRDTRLPDTLCRALERGGLPAECLTVEITEDLVLTDIGLVTEVLRRLRSEGIRVAIDDFGSGYSALSYLRDLTIDEIKLDRNFIAPVTSNIRAAAVVRAVIELAHDLQITVVAEGIEDAATASWLRDRDCDVGQGYYLGKPIDAAGVPDLVGFAAHLR from the coding sequence ATGGATGGCGCGCGGCGCGCAGATACCGGTGGCGGTGAACCTGTTCGCGCCGTTCCGCGTGACACCCGGTTGCCCGACACACTGTGTCGGGCATTGGAACGCGGCGGACTTCCCGCCGAGTGCCTCACGGTGGAAATCACCGAAGACCTGGTTCTCACCGACATCGGCCTGGTTACCGAGGTGCTGCGAAGGTTGCGTAGCGAGGGAATCCGGGTCGCGATCGACGACTTCGGCAGCGGTTATTCGGCGCTGTCCTACCTCCGCGATCTGACGATCGACGAGATCAAACTGGACCGCAACTTCATCGCGCCGGTGACCAGCAACATCCGCGCCGCCGCCGTCGTTCGCGCGGTCATCGAACTCGCCCATGACCTGCAGATCACCGTCGTCGCCGAGGGCATCGAGGATGCCGCAACGGCGAGCTGGCTGCGTGACCGCGACTGCGACGTCGGCCAGGGCTATTACCTCGGCAAGCCCATCGACGCCGCCGGAGTCCCGGACCTGGTCGGTTTCGCCGCGCACCTGCGGTGA